Proteins encoded together in one Mobula hypostoma chromosome 9, sMobHyp1.1, whole genome shotgun sequence window:
- the LOC134351814 gene encoding tribbles homolog 1-like isoform X2 yields MTSRNPLLCTLTARDKKRRNRYAASTRNLSRAVPDCVKQVFDIRQYQDEIGPYLQMSLHDNITAIEEVILGERQCYVLLERGHGDMHSYMRNRKRLGEEEAARLFHQIVSAVAHCHDSGIVLRDLKLRKFVFVDEQRSWLRLENLDDTHILKGKDDSLSDKHGCPAYVSPEILNSSGCYSGKAADIWSLGIMLYTLLVGCYPFHDSDPGALFNKIRRGHFCIPDNISPKAKCLIRSLLRREPLERLTASEILMHPWFQAASRQAPTDQDYPTSDQTVPKPAND; encoded by the exons ATGACTTCAAGAAATCCTTTGTTGTGTACATTAACAGCG AGGGATAAGAAGAGAAGAAATCGATACGCCGCTTCAACAAGGAATCTGTCGAGGGCGGTGCCAGACTGCGTAAAACAG GTTTTTGATATTAGGCAATACCAGGATGAAATTGGACCGTAtctgcagatgtcactccacgaCAACATCACTGCGATCGAGGAGGTAATCCTCGGGGAACGGCAGTGCTACGTGTTGCTGGAGAGGGGCCATGGCGATATGCACTCGTACATGCGGAACCGTAAGCGCCTGGGCGAGGAGGAAGCGGCGCGCCTCTTTCACCAGATCGTCTCGGCGGTGGCCCATTGCCACGATTCCGGCATCGTCCTGCGAGACCTCAAACTCAGGAAATTCGTCTTTGTTGATGAGCAGAG GAGCTGGCTGAGGCTGGAAAACTTGGACGATACTCATATCCTGAAGGGAAAGGATGACTCCCTGTCTGATAAGCATGGATGTCCGGCTTACGTGAGCCCAGAGATACTGAACTCGAGTGGATGTTATTCTGGGAAGGCAGCGGACATCTGGAGTCTCGGCATCATGCTCTACACCCTCCTGGTGGGATGCTATCCTTTCCACGATTCTGACCCCGGTGCCCTTTTCAATAAGATCCGGCGCGGGCACTTCTGTATCCCGGACAACATTTCACCCAAAGCCAAGTGTCTGATCCGTAGCCTGCTGAGGCGTGAGCCCCTGGAGCGACTGACGGCTAGTGAGATCCTTATGCACCCTTGGTTCCAGGCTGCCTCTCGGCAAGCCCCCACTGATCAGGACTATCCCACCTCTGACCAGACTGTTCCTAAGCCTGCGAATGACTGA
- the LOC134351814 gene encoding tribbles homolog 1-like isoform X1, producing MSLNVHRASPIPILRNARWRPKRLEAEEPAPKCPRLSDSSPDAAYFSAPGSPSPTPSSPCSSQAWARIGNYLLLQNPERDKVFRAIGSHTGKEFVCKVFDIRQYQDEIGPYLQMSLHDNITAIEEVILGERQCYVLLERGHGDMHSYMRNRKRLGEEEAARLFHQIVSAVAHCHDSGIVLRDLKLRKFVFVDEQRSWLRLENLDDTHILKGKDDSLSDKHGCPAYVSPEILNSSGCYSGKAADIWSLGIMLYTLLVGCYPFHDSDPGALFNKIRRGHFCIPDNISPKAKCLIRSLLRREPLERLTASEILMHPWFQAASRQAPTDQDYPTSDQTVPKPAND from the exons ATGAGTTTAAACGTGCACAGGGCTAGTCCCATCCCAATCCTCCGCAATGCCAGATGGAGACCGAAGCGACTGGAAGCCGAAGAGCCGGCTCCTAAGTGCCCGCGGCTGAGCGACTCTTCCCCGGACGCTGCTTACTTCTCCGCTCCGGGATCCCCCAGCCCGACTCCAAGCAGTCCCTGCAGCAGCCAGGCGTGGGCTCGGATAGGAAACTACCTCTTGCTACAAAACCCAGAGAGGGACAAAGTCTTCAGGGCAATCGGGAGCCACACCGGGAAGGAATTTGTGTGCAAG GTTTTTGATATTAGGCAATACCAGGATGAAATTGGACCGTAtctgcagatgtcactccacgaCAACATCACTGCGATCGAGGAGGTAATCCTCGGGGAACGGCAGTGCTACGTGTTGCTGGAGAGGGGCCATGGCGATATGCACTCGTACATGCGGAACCGTAAGCGCCTGGGCGAGGAGGAAGCGGCGCGCCTCTTTCACCAGATCGTCTCGGCGGTGGCCCATTGCCACGATTCCGGCATCGTCCTGCGAGACCTCAAACTCAGGAAATTCGTCTTTGTTGATGAGCAGAG GAGCTGGCTGAGGCTGGAAAACTTGGACGATACTCATATCCTGAAGGGAAAGGATGACTCCCTGTCTGATAAGCATGGATGTCCGGCTTACGTGAGCCCAGAGATACTGAACTCGAGTGGATGTTATTCTGGGAAGGCAGCGGACATCTGGAGTCTCGGCATCATGCTCTACACCCTCCTGGTGGGATGCTATCCTTTCCACGATTCTGACCCCGGTGCCCTTTTCAATAAGATCCGGCGCGGGCACTTCTGTATCCCGGACAACATTTCACCCAAAGCCAAGTGTCTGATCCGTAGCCTGCTGAGGCGTGAGCCCCTGGAGCGACTGACGGCTAGTGAGATCCTTATGCACCCTTGGTTCCAGGCTGCCTCTCGGCAAGCCCCCACTGATCAGGACTATCCCACCTCTGACCAGACTGTTCCTAAGCCTGCGAATGACTGA